A single region of the Parcubacteria group bacterium genome encodes:
- the msrB gene encoding peptide-methionine (R)-S-oxide reductase MsrB: protein MIKKIIRKKEEWKKILTPLQYKVMVEKGTEPSFDNEYNKLDKDGIYHCSACNLPLFSSKDKYNSGTGWPSFTQPIIRENVELVPIGDYSEVLCARCELHLGHIFNDGPSPTGNRFCMNSVALKFYPENKYYA, encoded by the coding sequence ATGATAAAGAAAATTATAAGAAAAAAAGAGGAATGGAAAAAGATTTTAACTCCTCTCCAGTATAAAGTAATGGTGGAAAAAGGAACGGAGCCGTCTTTTGATAATGAATATAATAAGCTTGATAAAGACGGGATTTATCATTGTTCCGCTTGCAATCTTCCCCTTTTCAGTTCTAAGGATAAATATAATTCCGGAACAGGATGGCCTAGTTTTACCCAGCCGATTATTCGGGAAAATGTCGAATTAGTGCCAATTGGCGATTATTCTGAGGTTCTCTGTGCGCGTTGTGAGCTTCACCTGGGACATATTTTCAATGACGGGCCAAGTCCAACTGGTAATAGATTTTGCATGAATTCAGTAGCGCTTAAATTTTATCCAGAAAATAAATATTATGCTTGA